One window from the genome of Magnolia sinica isolate HGM2019 chromosome 4, MsV1, whole genome shotgun sequence encodes:
- the LOC131242984 gene encoding ADP-ribosylation factor GTPase-activating protein AGD4-like isoform X5, whose product MLCERLIQFMSIDLQEAKDSRRRFDKASLAYDQSLYQAREKFMSLKKGTRAEVAAELEEDLNNSKSAFERSRFNLVNALTNIEGKKKFEFLESFSAIMDAHLRYFKQGYELLSQMEPFILQVLTYAQQSKEMTKIEQDKLAKRIQEFRTQVELDNIQSASNMEASTSIDGIHVVGMGSYKSIEALMQSTADGQVETIKQGYLLKRSSNLRGDWKRRFFVLDSHGTLYYYRNKLNKATGPQSQQSAGLPEHGGGVFGRFRLSHHGSSSLSEDALGCRTVDLRTSTIKIDAEQTDLRFCFRIISPQKTYTLQAENGADRMDWVDKITGVIASLLNSPFPEKLGSGKMYMDSNTSTDAGGPNSHALDGNTCNANSEDGVKVKGHDCVTGVLKKIPGNNICAECGAPEPDWASLNLGILICIECSGVHRNLGVHISKVRSLTLDVKVWEPTILDLFGALGNSYCNTVWEELLQVQDERKDESSMISLSVTKPDPKDVISRKEKYIQSKYVEKIFVNKEMAEPGFPSHATRIWEAVRTNNIRAAYRLIVASDVNPNTSYDEANASKLHHLVEMSEMQNNFHKERKQHDPVLCPRIKDSGEPANCLQSCSLLHLACHVSDLVMLELLLQFGADINACDFHGRTPLHHCISKRNNTCAKYLLRRGARPSIRDGGGLTALERTMEMGAITDEELFILLAGNE is encoded by the exons GACTCTCGTCGACGCTTTGACAAAGCTTCACTTGCTTATGATCAG AGTTTATATCAGGCACGTGAAAAGTTCATGTCATTAAAGAAGGGCACACGAGCGGAAGTTGCTGCTGAATTAGAAGAG gATCTAAACAATTCAAAGTCAGCATTTGAGAGAAGCCGCTTCAATCTA GTAAATGCACTAACAAATATTGAAGGAAAGAAAAAGTTCGAGTTCTTGGAATCTTTTAGTGCCATAATGGATGCCCATCTGAGATATTTTAAGCAG GGATATGAATTGCTGAGCCAGATGGAACCGTTCATTCTCCAG GTTTTGACCTACGCACAACAATCAAAGGAAATGACCAAAATTGAACAAGATAAACTTGCAAAGAGAATTCAGGAGTTCAGAACCCAGGTTGAGCTTGACAATATACAATCTGCCAGTAATATGGAGGCCTCAACAAGCATCGATGGTATCCATGTTGTTGGTATGGGTTCATACAAAAGTATAGAAGCACTGATGCAGTCAACTGCTGATGGACAG GTCGAGACAATCAAGCAAGGTTATCTCCTCAAGCGATCTTCAAATTTGAGAGGAGATTGGAAGAGAAGGTTCTTTGTACTTGATAGTCATGGGACATTGTACTATTATAGAAATAAGTTGAACAAGGCAACG GGACCTCAATCACAGCAATCAGCTGGTCTGCCAGAGCATGGTGGCGGTGTGTTTGGTAGATTCAGATTGTCACACCATGGATCATCGTCTCTAAGTGAAGATGCCCTTGGATGCCGTACTGTTGATCTCCGCACTTCAACAATAAAGATTGATGCAGAGCAGACAGATCTCCGGTTTTGCTTCAGAATAATTTCTCCACAGAAAACATACACATTGCAG GCTGAAAATGGAGCTGATAGAATGGATTGGGTTGATAAAATCACAGGAGTCATTGCATCTCTTCTAAATTCTCCTTTCCCAGAAAAG CTTGGTTCTGGGAAGATGTATATGGATAGCAACACCTCTACAGATGCTGGTGGTCCTAATTCTCATGCATTGGATGGTAACACATGCAATGCGAACTCAGAGGATGGCGTGAAAGTTAAAGGACATGATTGTGTTACTGGAGTCCTCAAGAAAATCCCCGGAAACAATATATGTGCAGAGTGTGGTGCTCCTGAACCTGATTGGGCGTCACTAAATCTTGGAATTCTGATATGCATAGAATGCTCTGGTGTTCACAGGAATCTTGGTGTTCACATTTCGAAG GTGAGATCTCTAACATTAGATGTCAAGGTTTGGGAGCCCACCATCTTAGATTTATTTGGTGCACTGGGTAATTCTTATTGTAACACTGTGTGGGAGGAACTCCTCCAAGTTCAAGATGAAAG AAAGGACGAATCAAGTATGATTTCCTTGTCTGTCACAAAACCTGACCCCAAAGATGTTATTTCGAGAAAGGAGAAATACATCCAATCAAAG TATGTTGAGAAAATTTTTGTCAACAAAGAAATGGCTGAGCCGGGTTTCCCTTCCCACGCCACCCGCATATGGGAAGCAGTCAGGACAAATAACATACGAGCAGCATATCGCCTCATTGTGGCATCAGATGTGAATCCCAATACCAGCTATGATGAAGCAAATGCCAGCAAGTTGCACCACCTAGTGGAGATGTCAGAAATGCAGAATAATTTTCACAAGGAGAGGAAGCAGCATGATCCAGTGCTTTGTCCGAGAATTAAGGATTCTGGTGAGCCAGCAAATTGTCTGCAAAGTTGTTCCCTGTTGCATTTGGCATGTCATGTCAGTGACCTTGTGATGCTGGAGCTGCTGCTACAGTTTGGTGCTGACATAAATGCATGCGACTTCCATGGAAGGACTCCTCTTCATCATTGCATTTCTAAGAGAAATAATACATGTGCAAAGTATTTACTCAGAAG
- the LOC131242984 gene encoding ADP-ribosylation factor GTPase-activating protein AGD4-like isoform X6 produces the protein MLCERLIQFMSIDLQEAKDSRRRFDKASLAYDQAREKFMSLKKGTRAEVAAELEEDLNNSKSAFERSRFNLVNALTNIEGKKKFEFLESFSAIMDAHLRYFKQGYELLSQMEPFILQVLTYAQQSKEMTKIEQDKLAKRIQEFRTQVELDNIQSASNMEASTSIDGIHVVGMGSYKSIEALMQSTADGQVETIKQGYLLKRSSNLRGDWKRRFFVLDSHGTLYYYRNKLNKATGPQSQQSAGLPEHGGGVFGRFRLSHHGSSSLSEDALGCRTVDLRTSTIKIDAEQTDLRFCFRIISPQKTYTLQAENGADRMDWVDKITGVIASLLNSPFPEKLGSGKMYMDSNTSTDAGGPNSHALDGNTCNANSEDGVKVKGHDCVTGVLKKIPGNNICAECGAPEPDWASLNLGILICIECSGVHRNLGVHISKVRSLTLDVKVWEPTILDLFGALGNSYCNTVWEELLQVQDERKDESSMISLSVTKPDPKDVISRKEKYIQSKYVEKIFVNKEMAEPGFPSHATRIWEAVRTNNIRAAYRLIVASDVNPNTSYDEANASKLHHLVEMSEMQNNFHKERKQHDPVLCPRIKDSGEPANCLQSCSLLHLACHVSDLVMLELLLQFGADINACDFHGRTPLHHCISKRNNTCAKYLLRRGARPSIRDGGGLTALERTMEMGAITDEELFILLAGNE, from the exons GACTCTCGTCGACGCTTTGACAAAGCTTCACTTGCTTATGATCAG GCACGTGAAAAGTTCATGTCATTAAAGAAGGGCACACGAGCGGAAGTTGCTGCTGAATTAGAAGAG gATCTAAACAATTCAAAGTCAGCATTTGAGAGAAGCCGCTTCAATCTA GTAAATGCACTAACAAATATTGAAGGAAAGAAAAAGTTCGAGTTCTTGGAATCTTTTAGTGCCATAATGGATGCCCATCTGAGATATTTTAAGCAG GGATATGAATTGCTGAGCCAGATGGAACCGTTCATTCTCCAG GTTTTGACCTACGCACAACAATCAAAGGAAATGACCAAAATTGAACAAGATAAACTTGCAAAGAGAATTCAGGAGTTCAGAACCCAGGTTGAGCTTGACAATATACAATCTGCCAGTAATATGGAGGCCTCAACAAGCATCGATGGTATCCATGTTGTTGGTATGGGTTCATACAAAAGTATAGAAGCACTGATGCAGTCAACTGCTGATGGACAG GTCGAGACAATCAAGCAAGGTTATCTCCTCAAGCGATCTTCAAATTTGAGAGGAGATTGGAAGAGAAGGTTCTTTGTACTTGATAGTCATGGGACATTGTACTATTATAGAAATAAGTTGAACAAGGCAACG GGACCTCAATCACAGCAATCAGCTGGTCTGCCAGAGCATGGTGGCGGTGTGTTTGGTAGATTCAGATTGTCACACCATGGATCATCGTCTCTAAGTGAAGATGCCCTTGGATGCCGTACTGTTGATCTCCGCACTTCAACAATAAAGATTGATGCAGAGCAGACAGATCTCCGGTTTTGCTTCAGAATAATTTCTCCACAGAAAACATACACATTGCAG GCTGAAAATGGAGCTGATAGAATGGATTGGGTTGATAAAATCACAGGAGTCATTGCATCTCTTCTAAATTCTCCTTTCCCAGAAAAG CTTGGTTCTGGGAAGATGTATATGGATAGCAACACCTCTACAGATGCTGGTGGTCCTAATTCTCATGCATTGGATGGTAACACATGCAATGCGAACTCAGAGGATGGCGTGAAAGTTAAAGGACATGATTGTGTTACTGGAGTCCTCAAGAAAATCCCCGGAAACAATATATGTGCAGAGTGTGGTGCTCCTGAACCTGATTGGGCGTCACTAAATCTTGGAATTCTGATATGCATAGAATGCTCTGGTGTTCACAGGAATCTTGGTGTTCACATTTCGAAG GTGAGATCTCTAACATTAGATGTCAAGGTTTGGGAGCCCACCATCTTAGATTTATTTGGTGCACTGGGTAATTCTTATTGTAACACTGTGTGGGAGGAACTCCTCCAAGTTCAAGATGAAAG AAAGGACGAATCAAGTATGATTTCCTTGTCTGTCACAAAACCTGACCCCAAAGATGTTATTTCGAGAAAGGAGAAATACATCCAATCAAAG TATGTTGAGAAAATTTTTGTCAACAAAGAAATGGCTGAGCCGGGTTTCCCTTCCCACGCCACCCGCATATGGGAAGCAGTCAGGACAAATAACATACGAGCAGCATATCGCCTCATTGTGGCATCAGATGTGAATCCCAATACCAGCTATGATGAAGCAAATGCCAGCAAGTTGCACCACCTAGTGGAGATGTCAGAAATGCAGAATAATTTTCACAAGGAGAGGAAGCAGCATGATCCAGTGCTTTGTCCGAGAATTAAGGATTCTGGTGAGCCAGCAAATTGTCTGCAAAGTTGTTCCCTGTTGCATTTGGCATGTCATGTCAGTGACCTTGTGATGCTGGAGCTGCTGCTACAGTTTGGTGCTGACATAAATGCATGCGACTTCCATGGAAGGACTCCTCTTCATCATTGCATTTCTAAGAGAAATAATACATGTGCAAAGTATTTACTCAGAAG